In Clostridium sp. DL-VIII, the following proteins share a genomic window:
- a CDS encoding nucleotide sugar dehydrogenase yields MSMLKQQLLDKINNRTAKVGVVGLGYVGLPLAVEKANAGYQTIGFDVQEQKVKMVNEGKNYIGDVVDETLKKLVEAKTLQATTDFSFVKDVDTICICVPTPLDLYKQPDLSYVVSSTKSVAEYLHKGMLVILESTTYPGTTEEVLKPILEESGLKCGEDFFLAFSPERVDPGNKDFNTKNTPKVVGGCSEDCTEVAAALYRNILEGDIHTVSSPAVAEMEKILENTFRNINIGLANEMAILCNRMGIDVWEVIDAAKTKPYGFMPFYPGPGLGGHCIPLDPFYLEWKAKEYDYHTRLIETSGEINDSMPEFVLDNVMKILNKNKKALNGAKVLLMGVAYKNDIDDYRESPAFKVIELLEKNGADLKVNDPYCPTSKYKGKVYNSVDWKEVIDEADIVIITTNHSCYDYESIVSRAKVVYDTRNATKNVVNNRDKIYKL; encoded by the coding sequence ATGTCAATGTTAAAACAACAATTATTAGACAAGATAAACAATAGAACTGCAAAGGTTGGTGTCGTTGGACTTGGATACGTTGGATTGCCATTAGCGGTAGAAAAGGCTAATGCAGGATATCAAACTATTGGTTTTGATGTTCAAGAACAAAAAGTAAAAATGGTTAATGAAGGAAAAAATTATATAGGTGATGTAGTAGATGAAACTCTAAAGAAGTTAGTAGAAGCAAAGACTTTACAAGCAACTACAGATTTTAGTTTTGTTAAAGATGTAGACACTATTTGTATCTGTGTTCCTACACCATTAGATTTATATAAGCAGCCAGATTTATCATATGTTGTTTCTTCAACAAAGAGTGTTGCAGAATATTTACATAAAGGTATGCTTGTAATTCTTGAAAGTACTACATACCCAGGAACAACAGAAGAAGTTCTTAAGCCAATTTTAGAGGAAAGCGGATTGAAATGTGGAGAAGATTTCTTCTTAGCTTTCTCACCAGAAAGAGTTGATCCGGGAAATAAGGATTTCAACACTAAAAATACTCCAAAAGTTGTTGGAGGATGTTCTGAAGATTGTACTGAAGTTGCAGCAGCACTATATAGAAATATATTAGAAGGGGATATACATACTGTATCATCACCAGCTGTAGCAGAAATGGAAAAGATATTAGAAAATACTTTTAGAAACATAAATATTGGATTAGCTAATGAAATGGCTATTTTATGTAATAGAATGGGAATAGATGTATGGGAAGTTATTGATGCAGCAAAAACAAAACCATATGGGTTCATGCCATTTTATCCAGGTCCAGGTCTTGGAGGACATTGTATTCCACTTGATCCATTTTATTTAGAATGGAAAGCAAAAGAATATGATTATCACACAAGACTAATTGAAACATCAGGGGAAATTAATGATTCAATGCCAGAATTTGTTCTTGATAATGTTATGAAAATTTTAAATAAGAATAAAAAAGCGTTAAATGGAGCTAAAGTTTTATTAATGGGTGTTGCATATAAAAATGACATAGATGATTATAGAGAATCACCAGCATTTAAAGTAATAGAATTACTAGAAAAGAATGGTGCGGATCTAAAGGTAAATGATCCTTATTGTCCAACATCTAAATATAAAGGTAAAGTCTACAATTCAGTAGATTGGAAAGAAGTTATTGATGAGGCTGATATTGTAATCATAACAACAAATCATAGCTGCTATGATTATGAATCGATTGTTTCTAGAGCCAAGGTTGTATATGATACAAGAAATGCTACTAAAAATGTAGTTAACAATAGAGATAAAATTTATAAATTATAA